One genomic segment of Zonotrichia leucophrys gambelii isolate GWCS_2022_RI unplaced genomic scaffold, RI_Zleu_2.0 Scaffold_359_52520, whole genome shotgun sequence includes these proteins:
- the LOC135441587 gene encoding olfactory receptor 14J1-like: MCYDRYVSICKPLHYGTLLGSRACAHMAAAAWASAFLYSLLHTANTFSLPLCHGNALGQFFCEIPQILKLSCSKSYLRELGLIAVSACLVFGCFVFIVFSYVEIFRVVLRIPSEQGRYKAFSTCLPHLAVVSLFLSTSVFAHLKPLSISSPSLDLALSVLYSVVPPALNPLIYSLRNQELKAAVWTLRTGWLQKH; this comes from the coding sequence atgtgctacgaccgctacgtgtccatctgcaaacccctgcactacgggaccctcctgggcagcagagcttgtgcccacatggcagcagctgcctgggccagtgcctttctctattcactgctgcacacagccaatacattttccctgcccctgtgccatggaaatGCCCTGGggcagttcttctgtgaaatcccacagatcctcaagctctcctgctccaaatcctatctcagggaacttgggctcATTGCTGTAAGTGCCTGTTTGGTATTTGGCtgctttgtgttcattgttttctcctatgtggAGATCTTCAGGgttgtgctgaggatcccctctgagcagggacggtacaaagccttttccacctgccttcctcacctggctgtggtctctctgttcctcagcacttcAGTGTTTGCTCACCTGAAAcccctctccatctcctccccatccctggatctggccctgtcagttctgtactcggtggtgcctccagccctgaaccccctcatctacagcctgaggaatcaggagctcaaggctgcagtgtggacactGAGGACTGGATGGTTACAGAAACATTAA